In Mixophyes fleayi isolate aMixFle1 chromosome 11, aMixFle1.hap1, whole genome shotgun sequence, one DNA window encodes the following:
- the LOC142106684 gene encoding heat shock protein 30C-like: protein MFPLSLLQSSHSPLCVCCQPALTLWPATRLICGQLEGDLLSLRKDLEKRMQRVTQADQLQAQVMDMRRRAAQSRHSADTENKSPRRGNQGKENYELTLDVSPCSPEELTVTTEGRRLIVMGKHDKKKETENGSYFHEYREWRREAELPEDVSPEDLLCSLSQDGQLHFQAPRLALPAATQRPIPITVTPGEGQGIPPETQNIQGAENTENGLISS, encoded by the coding sequence ATGTTTCCTCTCAGCCTCCTCCAGTCCTCGCACAGCCCTCTGTGTGTCTGCTGTCAGCCTGCACTCACCCTCTGGCCAGCTACACGCCTCATCTGTGGCCAGCTGGAAGGTGACCTGCTGAGCCTGAGGAAGGACCTGGAGAAGAGAATGCAGCGGGTCACCCAGGCTGATCAGCTCCAGGCCCAGGTCATGGACATGAGGAGAAGAGCAGCTCAGAGCAGACACTCTGCAGACACTGAGAACAAGTCTCCCAGGAGAGGCAACCAGGGGAAGGAGAACTATGAGCTCACCCTGGACGTGAGTCCCTGTTCTCCTGAGGAGCTGACAGTGACAACAGAAGGAAGGAGACTGATTGTGATGGGAAAACATGACAAGAAGAAGGAGACTGAGAATGGCAGCTACTTCCATGAGTacagagagtggaggagagaagcTGAGCTCCCAGAAGATGTGAGTCCTGAGGACCTGCTGTGCTCCCTCTCCCAGGATGGGCAGCTCCACTTCCAGGCTCCTCGCCTGGCACTGCCAGCTGCAACACAGAGACCCATTCCCATCACTGTGACCCCAGGAGAAGGACAAGGAATCCCCCCAGAGACCCAGAACATCCAGGGAGCGGAGAACACAGAGAATGGTCTCATCTCTTCCTGA
- the LOC142106686 gene encoding heat shock protein 30C-like — MFPLSLLQSSHSPLCVCSQPALTLWPATRLICAQLEGDLLSLRKDLERRMQRVTQADQLQAQVMDMRRRAAQSRHSVDTENKSPRTGNQGKENYELTLDVSPCSPEELTVTTEGRRLIVMGKHDKKETENGSYFHEYREWRREAELPEDVSPEDVLCSLSQDGQLHFQAPRLALPAAKQRPIPITVTPGEGQGISPETQNIQGAEDTENGPISS; from the coding sequence ATGTTTCCTCTCAGCCTCCTCCAGTCCTCGCACAGCCCTCTGTGTGTCTGCAGTCAGCCTGCACTCACCCTCTGGCCAGCTACACGCCTCATCTGTGCCCAGCTGGAAGGTGACCTGCTGAGCCTGAGGAAGGACCTGGAGAGGAGAATGCAGCGGGTCACCCAGGCTGATCAGCTCCAGGCCCAGGTCATGGACATGAGGAGAAGAGCAGCTCAGAGCAGACACTCTGTAGACACTGAGAACAAGTCTCCCAGGACAGGCAACCAGGGGAAGGAGAACTATGAGCTCACCCTGGACGTGAGTCCCTGTTCTCCTGAGGAGCTGACAGTGACAACAGAAGGAAGGAGACTGATTGTGATGGGAAAACATGACAAGAAGGAGACTGAGAATGGCAGCTACTTCCATGAGTacagagagtggaggagagaagcTGAACTCCCAGAAGATGTGAGTCCTGAGGACGTGCTGTGCTCCCTCTCCCAGGATGGGCAGCTCCACTTCCAGGCTCCTCGCCTGGCACTGCCAGCTGCAAAACAGAGACCCATTCCCATCACTGTGACCCCAGGAGAAGGACAAGGAATCTCCCCAGAGACCCAGAACATCCAGGGAGCAGAGGACACGGAGAATGGTCCCATCTCTTCCTGA
- the LOC142107776 gene encoding heat shock protein 30C-like: MFPLSLLQSSHSPLCVCCQPALTLWPATRLICAQLEGDLLSLSKDLEKRMQRVTQADQLQAQVMDMRRRAAQSRHSADTENKSPRTGNQGKENYELTLDVSPCSPEELTVTTEGRRLIVMGKHDKKKETENGSYFHEYREWRREAEIPEDVSPEDVLCSLSQDGQLHFQAPRLALPAATQRPIPITVTPGEGQGIPPETQNIQGAQDTENGPISS; encoded by the coding sequence ATGTTTCCTCTCAGCCTCCTCCAGTCCTCGCACAGCCCTCTGTGTGTCTGCTGTCAGCCTGCACTCACCCTCTGGCCAGCTACACGCCTCATCTGTGCCCAGCTGGAAGGTGACCTGCTGAGCCTGAGTAAGGACCTGGAGAAGAGAATGCAGCGGGTCACCCAGGCTGATCAGCTCCAGGCCCAGGTCATGGACATGAGGAGAAGAGCAGCTCAGAGCAGACACTCTGCAGACACTGAGAACAAGTCTCCCAGGACAGGCAACCAGGGGAAGGAGAACTATGAGCTCACCCTGGACGTGAGTCCCTGTTCTCCTGAGGAGCTGACAGTGACAACAGAAGGAAGGAGACTGATTGTGATGGGAAAACATGACAAGAAGAAGGAGACTGAGAATGGCAGCTACTTCCATGAGTacagagagtggaggagagaagcTGAGATCCCAGAAGATGTGAGTCCTGAGGACGTGCTGTGCTCCCTCTCCCAGGATGGGCAGCTCCACTTCCAGGCTCCTCGCCTGGCACTGCCAGCTGCAACACAGAGACCCATTCCCATCACTGTGACCCCAGGAGAAGGACAAGGAATCCCCCCAGAGACCCAGAACATCCAGGGAGCGCAGGACACAGAGAATGGTCCCATCTCTTCCTGA
- the LOC142107777 gene encoding heat shock protein 30C-like, which yields MFPLSLLQSSHSPLCVCSQPALTLWPATRLICAQLEGDLLSLRKDLEKRMQRVTQADQLLAQVMDMRRRAAQSRHSADTENKSPRTGNQGKENYELTLDVSPCSPEELTVTTEGRRLIVMGKHDKKKETENGSYFHEYREWRREAELPEDVSPEDLLCSLSQDGQLHFQAPRLALPAATQRPIPITVTPGEGQGIPPETQNIQGAEDTENGPISS from the coding sequence ATGTTTCCTCTCAGCCTCCTCCAGTCCTCGCACAGCCCTCTGTGTGTCTGCAGTCAGCCTGCACTCACCCTCTGGCCAGCTACACGCCTCATCTGTGCCCAGCTGGAAGGTGACCTGCTGAGCCTGAGGAAGGACCTGGAGAAGAGAATGCAGCGGGTCACCCAGGCTGATCAGCTCCTGGCCCAGGTCATGGACATGAGGAGAAGAGCAGCTCAGAGCAGACACTCTGCAGACACTGAGAACAAGTCTCCCAGGACAGGCAACCAGGGGAAGGAGAACTATGAGCTCACCCTGGACGTGAGTCCCTGTTCTCCTGAGGAGCTGACAGTGACAACAGAAGGAAGGAGACTGATTGTGATGGGAAAACATGACAAGAAGAAGGAGACTGAGAATGGCAGCTACTTCCATGAGTacagagagtggaggagagaagcTGAACTCCCAGAAGATGTGAGTCCTGAGGACCTGCTGTGCTCCCTCTCCCAGGATGGGCAGCTCCACTTCCAGGCTCCTCGCCTGGCACTGCCAGCTGCAACACAGAGACCCATTCCCATCACTGTGACCCCAGGAGAAGGACAAGGAATCCCCCCAGAGACCCAGAACATCCAGGGAGCGGAGGACACAGAGAATGGTCCCATCTCTTCCTGA
- the LOC142106685 gene encoding heat shock protein 30C-like, producing the protein MFPLSLLQSSHSPLCVCSQPALILWPATRLICGQLEGDLLSLRKDLERRMQRVTQADQLLVQVMDMRRRAAQSRHSADTENKSPRTGNQGKENYELTLDVSPCSPEELTVTTEGRRLIVMGKHDKKKETENGSYFHEYREWRREAELPEDVSPEDLLCSLSQDGQLHFQAPRLALPAATQRPIPITVTPGEGQGIPPETQNIQGVEDTENGPISS; encoded by the coding sequence ATGTTTCCTCTCAGCCTCCTCCAGTCCTCGCACAGCCCTCTGTGTGTCTGCAGTCAGCCTGCACTCATCCTCTGGCCAGCTACACGCCTCATCTGTGGCCAGCTGGAAGGTGACCTGCTGAGCCTGAGGAAGGACCTGGAGAGGAGAATGCAGCGGGTCACCCAGGCTGATCAGCTCCTGGTCCAGGTCATGGACATGAGGAGAAGAGCAGCTCAGAGCAGACACTCTGCAGACACTGAGAACAAGTCTCCCAGGACAGGCAACCAGGGGAAGGAGAACTATGAGCTCACCCTGGACGTGAGTCCCTGTTCTCCTGAGGAGCTGACAGTGACAACAGAAGGAAGGAGACTGATTGTGATGGGAAAACATGACAAGAAGAAGGAGACTGAGAATGGCAGCTACTTCCATGAGTacagagagtggaggagagaagcTGAACTCCCAGAAGATGTGAGTCCTGAGGACCTGCTGTGCTCCCTCTCCCAGGATGGGCAGCTCCACTTCCAGGCTCCTCGCCTGGCACTGCCAGCTGCAACACAAAGACCCATTCCCATCACTGTGACCCCAGGAGAAGGACAAGGAATCCCCCCAGAGACCCAGAACATCCAGGGAGTGGAGGACACAGAGAATGGTCCCATCTCTTCCTGA